The Caldisericum exile AZM16c01 region GCAATAGCAGATGCACCTTGGATTGTTTGGCCAAAGCCATTAAGGTATGGAAATATCTTCAAATTTGACTCATTTGGATTTGCTGCAATTCTTGCTGCATATACATCCTCAATGATTGAGTCATTTGGAGATTATCACAGTGTTTCTTATGCATCAGGTCTTCCTGATCCAACATCCCAAATGATATCAAAAGGAATTGGAGCAGAAGGACTTGGCTGTATCATTTCAGGTATCCTTGGCGGTGTTGGAACAACATCATACACAGAAAACATTGGTGTCGTTGCCCTTACGGGAATTGCTTCACGAAGAGTTATTAGGACTGGCGCTGTCATCCTTATTGTTCTTGGCTTCCTTTGGAAGCTTGGGACAATCATTGGAACCATGCCTTCACCGATAATTGGCGCAGCATACCTCTCGCTTTTTGGTCTCATTGGTGCTCTTGGTGTTCAGGTATTTGCACGTGCAGATGTAACATCAACAAGGAATCTTATGATTCTTGGGTTTGCATTCCTTTTTGGTCTTGGGTTGCCATCTGTCATTTCTGCACATCCTATTACAATACCTGGTGCAACGTGGCTTGCAAACATTCTCAATGGTATTTTCCACACCAGTATGGCAGTTGGTGGTGTTACGGCAGGTATTCTTGACAACATAATTCCTGGAACAGACAAAGAAAGAGGAATTGGCGTAAGGTAATTATTGCAAGTAAATTATCATTTAATTTTAAAGGGGAAGCATAAGCTTCCCCTTTTTGCATTTTTTAGGCTTAATAAGTGATTTTACCTCTTGATTTTTTTTGCAAACTCAATACAATATATTGCCTGATCGGGGCGTGGCTCAGCTTGGGTAGAGCGTTTGGTTTGGGACCAAAAGGTCGAAGGTTCAAATCCTTCCGCCCCGACCATTAGGTGCGCCCATAGCTCAGCAGGATAGAGCAACGGATTTCTAATCCGTCGGTCGCTGGTTCAAATCCGGCTGGGCGCGCCATTTATGGTGGGTGTAGCTCAACTGGTTAGAGTACCGGACTGTGGATCCGGCCGTTGGGAGTTCGAGTCTCCTCACCCACCCCAAGGCGCCCATAGCTCAGAAGGATAGAGCGGTGGATTCCTAATCCGCAGGCCACAGGTTCGAATCCTGTTGGGCGCACCACGTGCGCCTATAGCTCAACTGGATAGAGCAACGGACTTCGGATCCGTTGGTTGCGGGTTCGACTCCTGCTAGGCGCGCCATTTATATATATGTGGGTTCTTAGCTCAACTGGTAGAGCAACGGACTCTTAATCCGTAGGTTGCGGGTTCGAGCCCCGCAGAACCCACCATTTTTATTTTGGACGATAAAAGTGCGAGGGTGGCGGAACTGGCAGACGCGCTGGACTTAGGATCCAGTGAGGAAACTCATGCGGGTTCAACTCCCGCCCTTCGCACCATTTTTTATTTTTAAAGTTTTCATTAAAATATGTTGGATTATTTTAAAGAGAGGTGAAAAATGGATTATACAGTAAAAGAGAGAACTCAATCAAAGATTTTAGCAGAAATTGCTCACACTAAAGACGAAATTGAGCACGCTAAAAAAGAGGCTTATTCTAATCTTTCTAAAAAAATTAAAATCCCTGGATTTAGATTAGGAAAAGCGCCTTACGAGATAGGTTCTGCGTATATTGGCTCTGAGCGTTTGCTTGAAGAAGCCTTTGAGTTGCTTCTTGATAAATCATTAGTTGAATTCTTTGAAAAAGAAAATATAGAACCTTTTACGAAGCCTTCGGTTGATGTAAAAGAGTTTTCTCACGATAAGATTGTTTACGAAGTTACTGTAGAGTTTCTCCCGCAAATTGAATTTGACCCTGAAAAAAAGTTGGAAATAAAAAGGACGATTGAAGTGAAAGAAAGCGAAATAGAAGAAAAACTAAAGGAACTTCAGGAAACTTTTACCGAACTTGAACCCAAAAATTCTCCTGTTGAAAATGGCGACATAATTGAGGTTGCATATAGAATTGGGGATAAAGATGAACAGACTATCACTGTTGAAGTTGGGAAGGACAAGGTTGTTGGTAATTTTAATGAATTGGTCTTGGGAAAGAATATAGGTGAAGAGTTTGAAGTTGAAACTCAAAATACTGTTGTTAAATTTAGAGTAATTTCTATTAAAACAAAAAAGGTCCCAGAAATTAATGATGACTTTGCAAAGGAAATTGGATCGGAGTCTCTTGAAGCGCTTAGGGAAAAAATAAAGTCTGAAATTTACGAAAATAAAAAACTTCAATTGGAAGAGAATAGAGGAAGAGAAGCGTTGTATGAAGTTGCTAAAGATTTAAATGTTGAACTCCCTAAGAAATATATTGAAGGTGAAGTAGAGTCTCGTTACAAGGAGTATGAAACTGAATATCTAAAGCACGGGCTAAAACTTGAATCTTTACTTGAAAAAGAAGGAAAAACTGTTGATCAATTTAAAGAGGAAATTAAAAAAGATGTAATTCAAGAATTAAAAGAAACGCTTATATTAAGAGAAATTATAAAGAAGAAGGGCTTAATGGCTTCTAAAGATGAAATTGAAAAAGAATTTGAAAGAATTCTTCAAGATGAGCATATAGAAAAGGGCAGTGTTAAAATGAACGAGGAAATTGAAAGATATATAAGAAACGAAATATTGAAAAACAAGGCTATTTCAATATTGAAAGAAAATACTATAATAATGTTTGGAGGTGAGTAAGTTGCCAATTATTCCAAGCGTTGTTGAAACAACAGGAAGAGGAGAAGTAAGTTTTGACATTTATTCAAGACTTTTAAAAGACAGAATAATATTTTTAACTGGTGAGATTGAAACCGTACATGCTGATTTGATTGTTGCAGAACTTCTCTATCTTGAATCTCTGGACTCAACTCAGGATATATATCTATACATAAATAGCCCTGGTGGTGAGGTAATTCCCGGAATGGCTATTTATGATACAATGCAATACATTAAAGCACCTGTTGCAACGATATGTTTAGGGCAGGCTGCATCTCTTGCTGCAGTAATTCTTGCTGCAGGAAGAAAGGGAAAGCGGTATGCACTTCCTCATTCGAGGATTTTAATTCACCAACCTTGGGGTGGTGCACAGGGACAGGCAACTGATATTGAAATACAAGCAAAAGAACTTATAAGAATAAAAAGGATGATAAACGAAATACTTTCAAAACACACTGGACAACCTGTTGAAAAAATACAAAGGGATACCGAAAGAGACTACTTTATGTCTCCAGAAGAGGCAAAAGAATACGGTTTAATCGATCAAATTATCTCCATAAGGGAGCCTTAGGAACTATATGGAAGAACCAAGATGTTCTTTTTGTGGAAAATCTTATAGTGAAGTTGACAAATTAATAACAGGCCCAGATGGTGTGTATATTTGTAATGAGTGCGTTTTAAAAGCATATAATCTCTTAATGCATGAGGGAAAGAAAAAACAGTCGAGGAAAAACATACCTCTTCCAAGCGAAATAAAAGCGTTTCTTGATGAGTATATAATTGGTCAAGAGGAAGCAAAACTTGTAATTTCAGTTGCGGCTTATAATCACTATAAAAGGATTTTTCAACAAAATGAAGAAGTTGAAATAGAAAAAAGCAATATTCTACTAATTGGACCAACCGGATCTGGTAAAACTTTTATTGCAAAAGTACTATCTAAAGTTCTTGATGTCCCACTTGCAATATCTGATGCAACAAGCATCACAGAGGCAGGTTACGTTGGAGAGGATGTAGAAAGCATTATCCAGAGGCTTCTTATTGCTTCTGATTTTGATGTATCTAAAGCGGAAAAAGGAATTGCTTACATAGACGAGATTGATAAGATTGCAAGAAAAGGCGAGAATCCATCAATAACAAGAGATGTATCAGGTGAAGGTGTTCAACAAGGACTGCTTAAAATACTTGAAGGCACCGTTGCGAATGTACCACCACAGGGTGGAAGAAAACATCCTTTGCAGGAATTTATTAAAGTGAATACAAAGGATATACTATTTATTGGTGGAGGTACCTTTGAAGGCATCGAAAAAATTATTGAGGAGAGAAATAAGAAGAGGAAAATTGGCTTTGCACAAGAGATTACAAACGATGATAATTTGAGAATCCTTCCACAAGACTTAATTAAGTTCGGCATGATTCCAGAGTTTGTTGGGAGATTTCCAGTAATTGCAAGGCTCAATAGGCTTTCCAAGGAAGAACTCGTTAGAATTTTGGTCGAGCCAAAGAATGCACTCGTGAAGCAGTATCAAAAAATGTTCGAAATTGATGGAGTCTCACTTGAATTCGAAAAGGACGCTCTTGAATATATTGCAGATAAAGCATTAGAATTGAATATTGGTGCTCGTGGCTTGCGTGCTGTAATTGAGCAATCTATGATTGAGCTCATGTATAAGATACCTCAGAATAAATCCATAAAAAGATGTATTATTACCAAGGCTTTCCTTGAAGATGCTGTTGAACCAATCCTTTTAAATACAAAGAATGAACGAATTAATCTTAAAGAGGCAGCGTAAAGCGGAGGTAAACTAATGAACGAAAGGAACTTTCAAAAAAGTTATGCACCATACTTTCCCCTAAGAGGGATAGTAATATTTCCACATATGGTTGTGCCATTAATAGTTGGTCGACCAAAATCGATAAACGCAATAGAAGAAGCCCTTTCTACAGATAAGTTAATAGTAGTTTCAACGCAAAAAAACGGCCTCATTGAGGAGCCGGAACCAAAGGATGTATATGATGTTGGTGTTGGATGCGAAATTATTCAAGTATTGAGACTTCCTGATGGCACATATAGAATAATTGTTGAAGGTATCGAAAGAGTTAAAATAAAACAATTTGATTTATCGCCTACGATATGGCATGCACATGTTGAGCCTTTGAAAAGCGTATACGAGCCATCAACTGAAACAGAAGCCCTGATGAGGCTTGTATCGGATAAATTTGCACTCTATTCGGAACTTAACAAAAAAGTTCCTCAGGATGCGATTCTCAGTTTAACAAATATTGACTCACCAGATCGACTTATTATGGTTGTTATATCAAATCTTTTTGTATCGGTAGAAGAAAAACAAAAAATTCTTGAGACGACCGATGTAAAGGAACAGTTAAAATATCTTCATGAAATTCTTGAAAGGGAAAACACGATTCTTGAAATATCAAGAAAGATAGACGAGGAAGTAAGAAACAGGATTGAGAAAAGCCAAAAAGAGTACTTTTTAAGAGAAAAATTAAAAGAGATCGAAAGAGAACTTGGTGAAGAAGGAGAAGGCGCAGGAACAATCTCAGAAATAAAAAATAAGATGAAGGGAAGAAAACTTCCCAAATATGTAATTGATAAGATTAACGAGGAGCTTGAAAAACTTAAGAAAATTCCGCCAATGAGTCCTGAAAGTGGGGTGATTCAAAATTATATTGATTGGCTTCTTGCGTTACCTTGGGATAAATCTACTGTTGATACAATTGACGTTAAAAAAGCACAGGAAATTCTCGATAAGAACCATTATGACTTAAAAGATGTTAAAGAAAGAATTCTTGAACTCATTGCAGTTAAAAAACTTAAAAGTGATGTTAAAGGGCCAATTCTCTGCTTTGTTGGTCCTCCGGGGGTTGGTAAAACTTCCTTAGGAAAATCCATTGCTGAAGCGCTTGGAAGAAAATTTGTAAGAGTTTCTTTAGGCGGAATTAGGGATGAAGCAGAAATAAGGGGACATAGAAGAACCTATGTCGGTGCACTACCTGGGAGAATTATTCAGGGAATAAAGCAAGCAGGAGTTAAAAACCCAGTATTCCTTCTTGATGAAATAGACAAGGTTGGAGCAGATTTTAGAGGTGATCCAACAGCAGCACTTCTTGAAGCACTTGATCCAGAGCAAAATAATGCGTTTTCGGATCATTATATTGAACTTCCTTTTGATCTCTCCGAAGTGCTTTTCATAACTACCGCAAATGTTGTCGATACAATTCCACCTGCACTACTTGATAGAATGGAAGTTCTTACACTGCCAGGTTACATTGATGAAGAAAAGCTACAAATTGCAAAGAAATTTATAATTCCAAAGCAACTTGTAGCCCATGGACTTGAGTCTCAAGATTTGGTGATTTCCGACAAAGCTATTCTTAAAATTATTAATGAATATACAAGAGAAGCAGGCCTAAGAAATCTCGAGAGATCGATTACCAAAATAATAAGAAAGGTTGCAAAAGAAAAGGCTGAACGAGGGAAAATTCGAAGAAGAATTACAGAAGAAAACCTTCGCAAATATCTTGGAAAGCCAGAATTTGAAAGGGAGTCCCAAGAAAAGAAGAGCCTTGTTGGTGTTGCTTGCGGAATGGTTGTGACTCTTGCAGGCGGAGACATTGTTTATATAGAGGCAACCAAAATGCCAGGTAAAGGTAGCCTTATTCTTACAGGACAGTTAGGTGAGGTGATGAAGGAATCTGCCCAGGCTGCATTGAGTTATATAAGAGCTAATGCTGAAAAACTTGGAGTTCAACCAGATTTTTACGATAAGTACGATATACACATTCATGTGCCTGAAGGTGCGGTGCCTAAAGAGGGGCCGTCTGCTGGAATTACAATGTTTGTAGCTCTTGTTTCTGTGTTGAAAGGCGTTCCTGTTAACAAGGATGTCGCTATGACCGGGGAAATTACTCTAAGAGGTAGAGTGCTTCCAGTTGGCGGAATTAAAGAGAAAGTACTTGGTGCATATAGAGCGAACATCAGGACAATAATTCTTCCAAAGGCAAACGAGATTGATATTGAAGATATACCAGAAGGAGTTCGCAATAACATAAGGTTTTACTTTATAGAAAATGTAGAAGAGGCGCTGAATATTGCACTTGAAAATGAGCATAGGGAAAGTACTTAAGGAAGAACGTGAAAAAAGAAATTTAACCCTCGAGGATGTCTCGAAAGGGACCCTTATAAGAGAATATTATCTTGAAAAAATTGAAGCTGATGATTTTGGTAATGAGTTTGATGGTTTTGTGCTTTCCTATATTAAGAAGTATGCAGAGTTTTTAGAAATTGATGCACAGCCACTTTTAACCGAGTATAAGGAACTGTTCAAGGAAACAAAGGTTATTAAGCGGAGTACAAATAAAAAACTTAAATTTATAGCTTTAATTTTTATTTTGCTTTTTATTGTTGGATTTGTTTTTTCTCTTGGAAAATTCAAAAGTGGAACTCAAGTTACAATAAATGAGAGTATTAGCCAGACAGAAACTTCCCCGAAGGAGTCCGAAATTCCCATCCAAACACCTCAAGAACAAACCCCATCACAACCTCAGAACAACTTACAAGAACAGTCTCCTAACTACCCTGTTATACTCGTTTTGAAAAGTAATGGGAGATGCTGGCTCGGAATGACAATTGATGGTAATTATTCACAAAGATTTATTAACCAAAATGAGACACTTGAATTACATGCAAAAAACTATATTCAAATTCGTTTTGGAAACGCAAAGGTTGTTACGGTAATCTATAACGGCAAGGATCTTGGACCAGTAAGTAGTAGTGAAACCGTTGTTGAACTCAGGTATACCACGAGCGGGGTAGAAAAGGTTAATTTCCCATGAAAAAAGTTTCAATAATTAGTTTAGGTTGTCCTAAAAACCTCGTTGATTCTGAGCGTGTTCTTGGTGAACTTGCAACGAAGTATTCGATAACTTTTGATACTGATAATGCCGATATTGTCTTAATTAATACATGTGCTTTTCTTAAAGAATCAAGAGCTGAATCTGAAGAAGTAATAAGTGAATTTGTTGAAAAGAAGCAAAAGGGTAAAATTGACAAATTACTTGTCCTTGGATGTTATCCGTCTTTAGATGTAGAGGGACTTAAAAGGAAATTTCCATCTGTTGATGGTTTTGTTGGAACAAACAATCTTAGAAGTGTTTTAAAGGCAATAGAAAATGGCGGTGTTTTTGTCGATAAAACACCTGAGTATGCAGATTTGCCACGACTCCAAGTTACCTTACCTCACTACAGTTATTTAAAAATTGCAGATGGTTGCTCGCATAGATGTGCCTTTTGCCTTATACCAAAGATAAAAGGCAACACCCACAGTTACGATATAGATTTTCTTGTTAGAGAAGCGAAGGCACTTTCGGAAAATGGTGTTAAAGAACTCGTTTTAATTGCGCAAGATACCACCCAGTATGGCATAGATTTGTATAAGGAAATTAAACTTATCGAACTTTTAAAAGAATTGGAAAAAATAGATAATCTTGAATGGATAAGAATTCTTTATACATATCCTCATCCTTATATGCAATTGCTTATTGAATATATTCAAAAGTCTAAAAAAATTGTGCCATATATCGACATGCCAATACAACACGCTTCGGATAAAATACTCAAAGCAATGCTTCGTGCATATTCCAAAAAAGAACTTGAAAGCATAGTTTCTAAAATTAAGGAATCAGACATTGCCTTTAGGACTTCTGTTATCGTGGGATTTCCAACCGAAGGTGAGGATGATTTTAAGGAACTTGAAGAATTCATAGAGAAGTATGGAGTCGACCATATTGGTATTTTTAAGTATTCAAATGAATTTGGAACAGAAAGTTACACATTGGAACAAGTCGATGAAGATACAAAAGAAGAAAGGTTTAAAAGATTAAATGAATTAAAGGAAAGACTTGCAATAAAGAGAAGCAAGTCATTCCTTGGAAAGGAAATTTCTTTTATAGTTGATTTTTATGATTCAAGATTAAAGAAATCATTTGGGCGATCCATTTACGATGCTCCGGATATTGATAATGTAGTTATTGCACAGGGAAAACTAAAACAAGGTGAAATTTATAGAGGAATTGTAAAAGAGGCGAACCCTTATGAGTGGGTGGTTGAAATAAAAAAATGAGAATTTTCATATCTTTAAAAACAACTCCTTATGAAGACGAACTTTTCAAAATTCTATGTGATCTCAAGAAGAAGATTAGAGGAGATATAAAGTGGGTTTCTAAAGATAACCTTCATGTTACAACAAAGTTCCTTGGGGAAGTAGAGGAGTCATTTCTTCAAGAAATTTTTAGAATTGTTAAAGAAACTGTAAAAATTAGCAAACCTTTTTCATTTGAAATTAAAGGGATCTCTGGCTTCCCGAAGAAGGATTTTGCAAGAGTTCTATTCTTTTCAATAGTCGACTTCGACAAAAACATAGAAAACATAATGAAAATACTTGATAAAGATTTCGAAAAGTATCATTTTAAAAGAGAAGAATCCTATGTGCCTCACATTACTTTTGGAAGATGCAGGAGAAACTATATAAATCTTAACGAATATAAGTTTGAGGATTTTGATTTTGTTGTAAACGCCTTAGGGCTTACAGTATATGAAAGTATATTGATGAGCAATGGCCCTATTTACAAAGAAATTGAGACTTTTAATTTTAAAGATTAATCAGTATAATAAATAAAAAAGAGAGGTTGATGCGTATGGCAAATACTGAAAACGACAAGGAACAAGCCCTTAAACTTGCAATGATGCAAGTTGAGAAGGAGTATGGAAAAGGTTCAGTAATGAGACTTGGCGATAAAAAAGCCAGTTTAAGTATAGAGGTAATTCCAACCGGTATTTATTCTCTTGACCTTGCCTTAGGTGTAGGAGGCTTCCCGAGGGGCCGTATCATTGAAATTTTTGGACCAGAGGGAAGTGGAAAAACCACTCTTGCTCTCGAGGCGATTGCAAATGCCCAGAGAATGGGCGGAAAGGCGTTATTTGTGGATGTAGAACATGCGTTTTCTCCTGAATATGCGAAAAGTCTTGGCGTAAATATAGACGATCTTATCGTTTCGCAACCTGATTATGCAGAACAGGCACTTGATATTATAGACATTTTTGTAAGGTCTGGTGCTGTTGACATTGTAGTACTTGATTCTGTTGCTGCCTTAGTACCCAAAGCGGAGTTAGAGGGAGACATGGGAGACTCCTTTATGGGAGTACAAGCAAGACTTATGTCTCAAGCATTGAGAAAACTTGCAGGCACAATAAACAAATCGAAAACTTGCATGATTTTTATTAACCAGTTGCGTGAGAAAATCGGAGTTGTGTTTGGTAATCCTGAAGTAACCCCAGGTGGACGTGCGCTTAAATTCTATGCTTCAGTTAGACTTGATGTAAGACGTGTTGAATCAATTTCTGGCGATGGTGCCGACAAAGGTAATAGAATTAGAATTAAGGTTGTAAAAAATAAAGTTGCGCCGCCTTATAAAGAAGCAATTGTTGA contains the following coding sequences:
- the clpP gene encoding ATP-dependent Clp endopeptidase proteolytic subunit ClpP codes for the protein MPIIPSVVETTGRGEVSFDIYSRLLKDRIIFLTGEIETVHADLIVAELLYLESLDSTQDIYLYINSPGGEVIPGMAIYDTMQYIKAPVATICLGQAASLAAVILAAGRKGKRYALPHSRILIHQPWGGAQGQATDIEIQAKELIRIKRMINEILSKHTGQPVEKIQRDTERDYFMSPEEAKEYGLIDQIISIREP
- a CDS encoding helix-turn-helix domain-containing protein — its product is MSIGKVLKEEREKRNLTLEDVSKGTLIREYYLEKIEADDFGNEFDGFVLSYIKKYAEFLEIDAQPLLTEYKELFKETKVIKRSTNKKLKFIALIFILLFIVGFVFSLGKFKSGTQVTINESISQTETSPKESEIPIQTPQEQTPSQPQNNLQEQSPNYPVILVLKSNGRCWLGMTIDGNYSQRFINQNETLELHAKNYIQIRFGNAKVVTVIYNGKDLGPVSSSETVVELRYTTSGVEKVNFP
- the lon gene encoding endopeptidase La, which codes for MNERNFQKSYAPYFPLRGIVIFPHMVVPLIVGRPKSINAIEEALSTDKLIVVSTQKNGLIEEPEPKDVYDVGVGCEIIQVLRLPDGTYRIIVEGIERVKIKQFDLSPTIWHAHVEPLKSVYEPSTETEALMRLVSDKFALYSELNKKVPQDAILSLTNIDSPDRLIMVVISNLFVSVEEKQKILETTDVKEQLKYLHEILERENTILEISRKIDEEVRNRIEKSQKEYFLREKLKEIERELGEEGEGAGTISEIKNKMKGRKLPKYVIDKINEELEKLKKIPPMSPESGVIQNYIDWLLALPWDKSTVDTIDVKKAQEILDKNHYDLKDVKERILELIAVKKLKSDVKGPILCFVGPPGVGKTSLGKSIAEALGRKFVRVSLGGIRDEAEIRGHRRTYVGALPGRIIQGIKQAGVKNPVFLLDEIDKVGADFRGDPTAALLEALDPEQNNAFSDHYIELPFDLSEVLFITTANVVDTIPPALLDRMEVLTLPGYIDEEKLQIAKKFIIPKQLVAHGLESQDLVISDKAILKIINEYTREAGLRNLERSITKIIRKVAKEKAERGKIRRRITEENLRKYLGKPEFERESQEKKSLVGVACGMVVTLAGGDIVYIEATKMPGKGSLILTGQLGEVMKESAQAALSYIRANAEKLGVQPDFYDKYDIHIHVPEGAVPKEGPSAGITMFVALVSVLKGVPVNKDVAMTGEITLRGRVLPVGGIKEKVLGAYRANIRTIILPKANEIDIEDIPEGVRNNIRFYFIENVEEALNIALENEHREST
- the clpX gene encoding ATP-dependent Clp protease ATP-binding subunit ClpX; protein product: MEEPRCSFCGKSYSEVDKLITGPDGVYICNECVLKAYNLLMHEGKKKQSRKNIPLPSEIKAFLDEYIIGQEEAKLVISVAAYNHYKRIFQQNEEVEIEKSNILLIGPTGSGKTFIAKVLSKVLDVPLAISDATSITEAGYVGEDVESIIQRLLIASDFDVSKAEKGIAYIDEIDKIARKGENPSITRDVSGEGVQQGLLKILEGTVANVPPQGGRKHPLQEFIKVNTKDILFIGGGTFEGIEKIIEERNKKRKIGFAQEITNDDNLRILPQDLIKFGMIPEFVGRFPVIARLNRLSKEELVRILVEPKNALVKQYQKMFEIDGVSLEFEKDALEYIADKALELNIGARGLRAVIEQSMIELMYKIPQNKSIKRCIITKAFLEDAVEPILLNTKNERINLKEAA
- the rimO gene encoding 30S ribosomal protein S12 methylthiotransferase RimO, with amino-acid sequence MKKVSIISLGCPKNLVDSERVLGELATKYSITFDTDNADIVLINTCAFLKESRAESEEVISEFVEKKQKGKIDKLLVLGCYPSLDVEGLKRKFPSVDGFVGTNNLRSVLKAIENGGVFVDKTPEYADLPRLQVTLPHYSYLKIADGCSHRCAFCLIPKIKGNTHSYDIDFLVREAKALSENGVKELVLIAQDTTQYGIDLYKEIKLIELLKELEKIDNLEWIRILYTYPHPYMQLLIEYIQKSKKIVPYIDMPIQHASDKILKAMLRAYSKKELESIVSKIKESDIAFRTSVIVGFPTEGEDDFKELEEFIEKYGVDHIGIFKYSNEFGTESYTLEQVDEDTKEERFKRLNELKERLAIKRSKSFLGKEISFIVDFYDSRLKKSFGRSIYDAPDIDNVVIAQGKLKQGEIYRGIVKEANPYEWVVEIKK
- the thpR gene encoding RNA 2',3'-cyclic phosphodiesterase, with amino-acid sequence MRIFISLKTTPYEDELFKILCDLKKKIRGDIKWVSKDNLHVTTKFLGEVEESFLQEIFRIVKETVKISKPFSFEIKGISGFPKKDFARVLFFSIVDFDKNIENIMKILDKDFEKYHFKREESYVPHITFGRCRRNYINLNEYKFEDFDFVVNALGLTVYESILMSNGPIYKEIETFNFKD
- the tig gene encoding trigger factor yields the protein MDYTVKERTQSKILAEIAHTKDEIEHAKKEAYSNLSKKIKIPGFRLGKAPYEIGSAYIGSERLLEEAFELLLDKSLVEFFEKENIEPFTKPSVDVKEFSHDKIVYEVTVEFLPQIEFDPEKKLEIKRTIEVKESEIEEKLKELQETFTELEPKNSPVENGDIIEVAYRIGDKDEQTITVEVGKDKVVGNFNELVLGKNIGEEFEVETQNTVVKFRVISIKTKKVPEINDDFAKEIGSESLEALREKIKSEIYENKKLQLEENRGREALYEVAKDLNVELPKKYIEGEVESRYKEYETEYLKHGLKLESLLEKEGKTVDQFKEEIKKDVIQELKETLILREIIKKKGLMASKDEIEKEFERILQDEHIEKGSVKMNEEIERYIRNEILKNKAISILKENTIIMFGGE
- the recA gene encoding recombinase RecA — its product is MANTENDKEQALKLAMMQVEKEYGKGSVMRLGDKKASLSIEVIPTGIYSLDLALGVGGFPRGRIIEIFGPEGSGKTTLALEAIANAQRMGGKALFVDVEHAFSPEYAKSLGVNIDDLIVSQPDYAEQALDIIDIFVRSGAVDIVVLDSVAALVPKAELEGDMGDSFMGVQARLMSQALRKLAGTINKSKTCMIFINQLREKIGVVFGNPEVTPGGRALKFYASVRLDVRRVESISGDGADKGNRIRIKVVKNKVAPPYKEAIVDLIFGEGISRLGDLFDVAVENAIVKKSGSFFSYGDIKLGQGRDNAIKLLQSNEELLNKIKKELDEKLFAKKEEAQ
- a CDS encoding uracil-xanthine permease family protein; this encodes MAEEQFKATRVVPWPVDSYPSWGFSFVAGLQHVLTLFGATTLVPILFSQAMGMSPQQTGILIATVYMVMGIATLLQCDSRIGSGLPIVQGSSFSFIPAATAIFENVKKGGGGINEMMTALGSALFYGGIYELVVGYSGLIGLLKKVITPVVIGPTIMLIGFSLASVAVNTASSYWPVSIVGVILIFIFALVVKNSKINSFPVFLAVAILYLFAVLGTAIKLFPEGHPMFINFKAIADAPWIVWPKPLRYGNIFKFDSFGFAAILAAYTSSMIESFGDYHSVSYASGLPDPTSQMISKGIGAEGLGCIISGILGGVGTTSYTENIGVVALTGIASRRVIRTGAVILIVLGFLWKLGTIIGTMPSPIIGAAYLSLFGLIGALGVQVFARADVTSTRNLMILGFAFLFGLGLPSVISAHPITIPGATWLANILNGIFHTSMAVGGVTAGILDNIIPGTDKERGIGVR